AGTGCATAGCGCTCCAGGCAGCTTTCCACCAGGTCTTCCACCAGCAGCAACAACCGCTCACCGGTATCGACCAGCGCGTAGGTGAACTCGGGGTGGACATTCAGTGCCTGGTTGGCGGGAATGGTCCACGGTGTGGTGGTCCAGATCACCACGGCGGCGGGCTTGGGTAGCGCGTCTAAACCGAACGCAGCCGCCAGCTTGTCAGCATCTGCCACGGGGAAGGCGACATCGATGGCATCCGACTTCTTGTCGGCGTACTCGACTTCCGCCTCGGCCAGCGCCGAGCCGCAGTCGAAACACCAGTTCACCGGTTTCAAGCCCTTGAACACATAGCCCGCGTCGACCATCTCCGCCAGCGCGCGCATCTCACCCGCTTCGTTAGCGAAATCCATCGAGCGGTAGGGGTGATCCCAGTCACCGATCACGCCCAGGCGCACAAAATCGGACAGCTGGGTTTCAATCTGTGCCCCGGCATACTCACGGCAAAGCTCGCGGGCGTTATCCGGCGCCAGGTGCTTGCCATGGGTGGTCTCCACCTTATGTTCGATGGGCAGGCCGTGGCAGTCCCAGCCCGGCACGTAAGGCGCGTCAAAGCCCGCCAGGTTTTTCGACTTGACGATAATATCTTTAAGAATCTTGTTGACGGCGTGACCGATATGAATGCTGCCGTTGGCGTAGGGAGGGCCATCGTGCAGCACAAACAGCGGTGCTCCCGCGCGCTCTTCGCGCAGGCGCTGGTAAAGGTTCATATCCTGCCATGTCGACACCCGCCCTGGCTCCTGCTTGGGCAGCATGCCGCGCATGGGGAAGTCGGTTTCTGGCAAGTTTAGCGTGTGCTTATAATCCATAGTCCGGTCAGCCGTCGTTATCTTCGGCGGAATCGCCCGCCAAGGAGGAATCAGAAGAAGCGGTCTCTCGCCCGAGCGGGGCCGAGGCCAGCGGAAGTGCTGCGTTTTTGCCAGCGGCGGCGGTCGCAAAGTAGCGCCGCGCCTGACGCTGATCGCGCTCAATCTGCGCTTTCAGCGCTTCGATATCATCAAACTTCACCTCGCCCCGCAGTCGCACGCAGGGCACGACCGTCATGCGTTTGCTGTAAAGGTCACCTGAAAAATCAAACAGGTGCACCTCCAGGGTCGGCCGCGTCGCGCCCACCGTAGGGCGGAATCCGACGTTGGCCACGCCTGAATGACGCTCGCCGTTTTCCAACTCGACAACCACGGCGTAGACCCCGCGCAGCGTGAGCGGCTGGGGTAGCATCGGCAAATTGGCGGTGGGCACGCCAATGGTGCGCCCCAGTTGCTGGTCGCGCACCACCCGGCCATCCACCGAATAGGGCCGCCCCAGCAGGCGGGCGGCAGCGGTAAAGTTGCCGCTGGCCAACAGCGTACGCACCCGCGAGCTGGAAACGCGTTCGCCGTCTACTGTAAAGGTGCGGGTATGCTCAACGCCAAAGCCCTGTTCGCGGCCCACGGCTTCCAGCAGGGTGAAGTCACCGCGACGGTCGCAGCCGAAGCGGAAGTCGTCGCCGACCACCAGGTGCTTTACGTTCAGCCCGTCGACCAGCACCTGATCGATAAATTCACGGCCAGTGAGGCTGCGTAGTGCGTCGTTAAACGGCAGGCACAGCACCTGCTCGGCACCGTGGTGCCCCAGCAGGCGGACCTTTTCACGCAGCCGTGTCAGCCGGGGCGGCGCCTGGTCACCGGCAAAAAACTCCCGCGGCTGGGGTTCAAACACCACCACGGTTAACGGGCCGCCCAAGCGCGCGGCGTGCTCGCGGCACTGCTGCAAGATCGCCTGATGGCCGCGATGCACACCATCGAAATTGCCGATGGTCGCCACGCAGCCCCGGGATGACGCCGTTAAATTGTGCAAACCTCGAATGACCCGCATGGCACCTCAGCCGTTGCTAGCCCGCTTACCCGCTCAAGAAGCAGGCAGCAAAGCCCCCGATTATAACGAACCTGGCCGCCGCCGTGCAGCGTCAGGCGCGCATTTTCAAATGCCGTACCCGTAACCCCAACGCGCCCAGCCAGGTAAAGTACAGCCCCGCGCCCAGTGCCACCAGCCCCGACACCCAGGCGACCCGCTGCCACAGGCTCATGGCAAGCCATGTTGTCCACTCGGGCGCGATGACGTACAGCGCAATGCTCATCAGCGCGCAGCCGCCGAAAAGCTGCACCGCAAAGCGCCCCCAGCCCGGCTGAAACACCAGCACGCCCTCCTTGTGCAGCAGGTAACCCAGCAGCCCGGCATTCAGGAAGGCCGACAGCGCCGTGGCCAACGCTAACCCGGCGTGGGCCAGCGACCAAACCAATATCAGGTTGAAGACCATATTGGCGACCATGGCAAAAATGGCCACCTTCACTGGGGTTTTGGTGTTCTGGCGGGCAAAAAAGCCCGGCGCAAGCACCTTGATCAGCATAAAGGCCACCAGCCCGACCGCGTAGGCGCGCAGGCTCATCGCCGCCATCTGGATATCGGTATCAGTCATCGCCCCGTAGTGGAACAGCGTAATCAACAAGGGCTCCGCCAGTACCACCAGTGCCAGGGCGGCGGGCAGCCCCAGCAGCAGCACCATGCGGATGGCCCAATCGAGCATCGCGGCAAAATGCGCGTTCGACTTGTCGGCGTGGCGCTTGGAAAGCGCGGGCAAGATCACCGTGCCAATCGCCACGCCGAACACGCCCAGCGGCAGCTCGACCAGCCTGTCCGAGTAATACAGCCACGAGACACTGCCTGCGGCCAGCAGCGAGGCCAACACGGTATCCAGCAGCAGGTTGATCTGCGATACCGACACGCCGAACAGCGCCGGGCCTATGAGCCTTAATATTCGCCGTACGCCCTCATGAGCCAAGTTAGGCCAAGGGGTCGGCATCAAGCCCAGGCGCAGCAAAAACGGCACCTGGAACACCAATTGCGCCACCCCGGCAATCAACACGCCCCAGGCCAGTGCCATCGCCGGTTCTTCCATCAACGGCGTGAGCAACAAGGCCGCGCCGATCAGCGACAGGTTCAGCAGCACCGGCGTAAACGCCGGGACCGCAAAACGGTTCCAGGTGTTCAGCACGCTGCCGGCAAAGGCGGTGAGCGAAATCAGCAACAAATACGGGAAGGTTAACCGCAGCATGTCCGCCGTCATGGCGAGCTTTTCCGGGTCCCGGCCAAACCCCGGTGCAAACAGCCAGATCAACCAGGGCGCCCCCAGCATCGCAAGGGCGGTAATCAATGCCAGAATCGCGGTTAAACTCCCCGCCACGGCATTGAGCAGCTCGCGAATCTCCTGCTTGTTGCGCTGGGTCGAGTACTCGGAAAGCACCGGCACAAAAGCCTGATTGAACGCCCCTTCGGCAAACAAACGGCGCAGAAAATTGGGGATCTTGAAGGCCACAAAAAACGCATCGGCCCCGTCGCCCGCGCCCAGCAGCGCCGCCACAACCACATCACGCGCCAGCCCCATGACCCGCGAAAGCATGGTCATGGCACTGACAATCAGCCCCGAGCGCATCAACCCACGCCCCTGAGGCTGCTCCTGACCTTGCTGCTGCGAATTCGTGGTCATCGCCTTCGCCACCCTTCCCTTGGCAATCCACAGACACAAAAAAACCGGCCGCAGCCGGTTTTTTTAAGGCGCCTGCCGGCTTACGCCGCCAGTGCTTTAATGCGCTTGTTCAAGCGGCTTTTCAGACGTGCAGCTTTCTTCTTGGAAAGGACGTCTTTATCAGCGATGCGGTCGATGACCGGCTGCGCCACCTTGAACTCTTCCATCGCCTTGCCATGGTCGCCCGTATTAACCGCTTTGAGTACGCGCTTAATGTAGGTACGGACCATGCTGCGTTGGCTAGCTTTCAGGACACGACGGTTCTCGGCCTGGCGGGCGCGCTTGCGAGCTTGCTTGCTGTTCGCCACTGGTATCTCCTTGGAGAATAAAGGTTGCCGCTAAAGGGCAACGGATTAACTATGTGTTCGTCGCGAGCCGACACGGCCAATGCGACGCTTCCGTAACAACCAATTGTTTTGGCGGCTAATTTTGTGCAATAAGCCGGCCAAAATAGTGTAGCGAGCAGTTCATTTCAGCTGCCCGCTCACGGGTCTTGTCTGAGAGGATGGCATAGTCTATCACGCAGAATGCGGCCTTGCTAGCGGGTTATGAGGGTGCCAATGCCAACCCACATAACACGGCTACTAAAAAGCTTCCCACTCAGGCTCACTTTTCTGTGCACTGCGTTGCGGCGGGTGCCGAGAGGTCTGCTTGGGTAACGCCGTCGACGCACCCGCTGAACTATCGCCACTCAGCTTGAAGGCATCTACCAGGCGGGTAAGCCGGTTGGCTTCCTGTTGAAGTGACGCCGCCGAACTGCTGGTTTGCGACACCAGCGTGACGTTCTGCTGAGTGGCGGAATCCATCTGCGTCAGCGCCGTGCCAACCTGCTGAATGCCGGATTCCTGCTCGCGTACGGCCAGCGAAATCTCATTCATCAGCCCCGAGACCTGGCGGATGGCCTCCACCGTGTCCTGAATCCCCTCGCCACTGCGTACCGCCTGCTCGGCGCCGCTGGCGATGCGCTGGCTGATATCCGCGATCATCTCGCGAATCTTTTTGGAGGAATCCGCGCTGCGGCTGGCAAGGTTGCGAACTTCGCTGGCCACCACCGCAAAGCCGCGGCCATGCTCACCCGCTCGCGCCGCCTCGACCGAGGCATTGAGCGCCAGAATATTGGTCTGGAAGGCAATCGAATCGATGACTTCGACAATCTCGCCCACCTTGCGGGAACTGGCTTCGAGCTCGCGCATCAGTTCCACCGAGTGCTGAACCTCCTTGACGCCTTTCTCGGCTTTCTCAGCCGCCTGGCTGGAAATCGTATCGGCATTGCTGGCCGACTCGCTGTTCTGGCGCACGATCGAGGACATCTCCTCCATGCTGGACGCCGTCTCTTGCAGAGCGGAAGCCTGCTGCTCGGTTCTGGACGCAAGGTCCTCGCTGCCCGAGGCAATCTCGTTCGACGCCACATTGACATTGCGGGCGCCGTCGCGCACCGCCTGGAAGCTGACATCCATGCGCGCGATAAAGCCATCAAACTCGCGGGCCAATTCGCCAATCTCGTCACGCCGCTGGCTATCAATGCGTGCGGTGAGGTCGCCCTCGCCCTGGGTAATATCGCGAATGCGCCCGCTGACCTGGCGAAGCGCCCGGGACATCAGGTTCGGCCCCATCAAGGCAATGACAAATGTGGCCAGAAGCACCAAGGCAGTGAAGCCCATCACCCAGCGCTGCTGCACGGCCACCTGTCCCAGGGTTTCCTGCTCAAGAGCCATACCCCGCGCGTCGGCGCTTTCACCGGCAATGTTGTATAGATCACGCAAGGCATTAAAGGCCGCTAACGAATCTCCCTCCAACTGCTCTTCAGCGGCATCAAGCTCGCCTTCCTCATGAAGCTCAAAGACGAGCTGGGACGCCGACTCCCACGCCGCAAAACGGTCTTCGAACGGCTCAAGCCCCTCGCTTACCTGGGGATACGCGTTCAGCAACGTCAGGAAGTCATGCATCCGGTCATACGCTTGCTCGGCATTTTCGCGGTAATCATCGTACTGAGTGCTCGCCCCCTCACTACCCGGCGCTTCATGCAGTACTTCAAGCTCGGCCACTCGCGCCTGGTACAGGTCACGATCCGCATTGAGCACCGCTGACACCGCCGGGTTAAACGAGCCGCTAAAGTCCGTCATGCGTTCGCGTATCGATTGGACAAGCAAACTATCGACCACCACGACACCCAGCAGCGACAAGGCCACCAGAATAAACGCCAGGGTGTATTTCACATTGATCTTGTGGAGTTTCTCCAGCATTGCATCACCTGTTGATTGTCTTGCTTGTTATGGTGATAGCCAACCCTGGCGGAATGTAGATGCATCCTATCTTTTATATTATCGACTGCGACAGGGCGGGCTTTAGGGCAGGTGACGTTCAACATTGCAGGTAATAAAAGAGACGGTGGAAAAGCTCAGGTTTCTGATGGATCAGCACGGGCTTGGTGTCGCAGACCTACCCGAAATAGAAAGCAAGTCGCTGGTTTCCAGGATACTCATCCGCAAGGGACAGCGACCTTACCCGACGCAATTTCGAGGCGCTCGCCAAACGCTTTGGGGTAAGCCCTGCCCTCTTTTTCCATTGATCATTAAAATTCACCTTCATTCAGAAGTAGGTCTTCAAGGATAAACGGTGTATTCGCCTGGGCTTTAACATGGCGGCGTCACTACTCCAACATCGCCTTGGTATGCTCACGCTGTTGCTTGATTGCATCATCCAGCACAGTCAGTAGTTTTTCATAATCTTCGGGCATTTGCTCATCCATACCCGTCGCGTCAAATCGCTCGATGGTCGCTTGCGTTTCGATGATTACACCTTGCAACTCTTCAACCACCTGCTGATGTTCGTCATTGGTCATGGCTGCCTCAAATAAAAAAACCGGCCCCTTAAAGGAGCCGGTCAGTATGCTTAGTGATAAAGCGTTCGCTCTATCGTTAAGCCTCAGATTAACCCAGCAGAGACAGAACGTTCTGCGGAATCTGGTTGGCCTGGGCAAGTACTGAAGTACCGGCTTGCTGCAGGATCTGGCTGCGCGTCATGTCGGCAACTTCAGATGCGTAGTCAGCGTCTTCAATGCGCGAACGAGCAGCAGAGAGGTTAACCTCATTGGTGCTTAGGTTAGTGATGGCAGATTCAAAACGGTTCTGCACAGCACCAAGCTCGGAACGAAGGCTATCAACTTGGCTCAGAGCAGAGTCAATCGAAGCCATTGGATCAACAGTAAGAGCTTCACCTTCACTCGCCACTCCATCTGTAGCGATAGTGGCAAGGTTATAGGTTCCGTCACCGTTATCCATCAGGTACTCGCCGGTTCCATTACCTTCAGCATCATTAATTTCAATGAGATCAGAACCATTAAGGTTAGTAGCTGTATCCAACGTAACCCCAGCCTGGATGCTATCCACCGAGCCACTTTCGGTATCGACAGTGCTAGCATCAATTGCAGTTGTACTATCGTAACTCAGTGCAGCTGCATCAGTTGTATCAAGGGTGTAGTAGTTACCATCATCAGCTAATACAGCAAAGCCACTACCGTCTGCCAGTTCATAAATATCGTCTGTAGTGGTAGTGGTAGCACCGCCATTTGCATCAGTGGGTGCAGCCAAATCATCAGTAGAGAACTTGGCTGTTATGGCATCCGTATCGGAGACGGTAGCACCAAAATCTTCAGAAAGCACGGTGCGCTGGGTTACGTCAAGACTATCCATCTTGAGTGTCTCAGACGTGATTTCGCTAAGATTAACTTCGATTGTCTCGCCGTCATTAGCGCCAACCTGAATCTTAAGCGCTTGATCACTCGCCAATACTTTTACGCCGTTAAAGTTAGTTTCTTCTGAGATACGGTCGATTTCAGACAAGCGCTGACCAATTTCGTCCTGGATAGACTGCAGGTCATCCTGGCTGTTGGTGCCGTTCTGTGCTTGAACTGTCAGTTCACGAACACGCTGCAGGTTATCGTTTACCTGGTTCAGAGCACCTTCAGCCGTTTGCGAGACTGAGATACCGTCGTTAGCGTTACGCTGTGCCTGCCCCAAGCCGGTAATTTGGCTGGTCATGCGGTTGGCGATGGCCTGACCAGCGGCGTCGTCTTTGGCGCTGTTGATGCGGAGGCCAGAGCTCAAGCGCTCCATGCTAGTCTGTAAGTCATTTTGTGACTTCATCAGGTTTTGCTGGCCGATCATCGAGGTGATGTTGGTATTGATCACTGACATGGTGTGATTCTCCTTGCTTGGACACTGGCCTGGAAGGCCCGCTTTTCGGCCACTGTGTGTGCCGTTATAACTATTAACGGCGCGACGGGGAGAACCTTTAGGGCTGAAGCTAAAAAAACACCAAAATAAGCTAGGAAATTGTTAGCAAACGTAACTGTAGCGCTTACTGCCCTTTTGATACGCAAACAGGGCCTTTCGGCCCTGTTGGTATAGCTTGCACTATCGCTGCTAACGAGCGGATTACTTCCGCCCCAACTGATAATCCAGCGCATCAAACTGCTGGGTGAGGTAGGTACTTGTACTGTTCATTTGCGCAATCATCGCGTCCAACTGGCCAAACTGGGTACGGTAGCGGCTAATGGTGCGCTCGATGGTGCTTTCCATACGCTCATAGCGCTCACCCAGGCTATCGATGCGGTTTTCTGCGCCGCTAATGGCATTGCCCAAAGTGCCGGTTTTGCTCATCAGTTGTTCAAGCGTTGTACTCAGACTGCTAGCCAGCCCTACTGAGTTCTCATTACCTTCTACTCCGGTAAAGAAATCGCTCAAGGCATCGGGGCTGTTTTTGGCCAAATCGCTTACAGCGTCGTCGTCCATTTCCAGCGTGCCGTCGCGCTGCAGAGTAATACCTAGCTGGGTTAGTGTGGAAAACTCACCGCCCGCAACACCACCAGTCAATACGCTGCGAAGGCGGTTTTCGATGGTGCGCACAGTACTATCGCCCACCAACTCCGCCGCCACACCTGTCTCACTATCATAATTGGTGGCGGTGCCAATGGTGCTTTTTACGTTATTGAAGGCTTTAACAAATTCGCCAATCGCCTCGCGCACTTTTAGCGTGTTGCGCTCAACGTTGATGGTACTGCTGGCAGTTTCGCCCGCACCCAGGCTTAGCTCGCCCAGGTTCAGGGTTACGCCTTGAATGGCGTCTTCAATACTGTTGCTCGCGCTGGTAATGGTGATGCCATTAACCGTCAGCGCGGCATCCTGGCCGCTTTGCGCAGTGTCGCTGGCGAAGGGCGGCGTAGCCACATCAACGCCATCCGCATCCACGAAGCTGAAACCGGTTACCGAAGCATCCAGGCCAGTTTCCTTGGAGCTAAGCGCCAGGCGGTAGCCTTCGCCGTCAAAAATAACGCTAGCGCTGACGCCCGCGTCTTCGTGGGCATTAATCGCATCGCGAATATCTTCCAGGCTGCTGTCTGCCGCCACGTCAACATTCACGCTAGCCTGTCCAGCAAAATCGAGCCGCAGCTGGGTGGCACCGCCCATATCAAGGGGGGTGTCGCTATCGGTTACACGCTGGGAAGCCAACGTGCCACTGGTGGCCAGCGCGGTAACCTCAACGGTATAGCTACCAGGGAGGGCATCTGCGTTAGCACTGGCTTTGATCGCATCACCCCGCACATTGGCAGAAAGGCTTTGGTAAAGCTGCGGGTCGTTCAGCGCATCAACCGTCGCCTGGAACTTATCCATGGAGGATTGAATTTTGCCGTAAGCGGAGATCTTGGCTTCCTGCTGTGCTTGCTGGCGAGTGATGGGTGCCAGCTTGCCACGCTCGGCTTTTTGTAATTGATCAAGCAAACCGTTTAGGTCGAGGCCTGAGCCAATACCAAGAGAGGTTATCGTCGCCATACTGGGAATCCTCAGTGAATAGGCTAAACCAAACACGTATTGCACCAATAAGCAGGCAGCGCGTGTTGTGTTTTGAATTAATGCTTCATTAATTGTTTTTAATTTATCGGCCAAACAGAAGGCGTCTTTAGTGCTTTTTTGTTGCTTTATGTATCATGCAGATAGAAAAAAGCCCGCTCTGAGCGGGCCTTGCGTGCCTATCGGTCGCGCGAGTCGCGCATACTTAGCCGCCCATTTGAGCATCCAAAGCAGCAAATTGGTCGGTAAGATAATTGCTGGTTTGATTCATCTCGGCAATCATGCCGTCCAATTGACCAAACTGGGTGCGGTAGCGGTCGATGGTTTGGCCGATGGACTGCTCCATGCTGGTGTAGCGGTCGCCAAGTGACTCGATACGGCTTTCACTGCCGCTGATCGCTCCAGTTACGGTACCATTGGTGCTCAGCATTTGCTCCACGGCGGTATTCACCTGACCTGCCAGGCCTGGGTTATCGCCATCGCCCGCGAAGAAATCGGAAAGGGCTTCCTGGTCATTGGCGACAACGTCATTGAGCTTGTCTTCATCCAGCGAGAGCGTGCCATCCACTTCGAGTGAAATACCCACTTGGCTTAGCATCGAGAAGCCATCGCCCTCTTGTTCAACACCGCCGCTGAGCACGCTGCGCATGCGAGACTCAACGGTTCGAACCGTGCTGTCACCGTTGAGCGGGCCGGCCTCGCCGGTCTCCTGATTAAAGCTTGTCAGCTCGCCTGCTGCCTCTTTCAGCGCGTTGTACGAATCGACAAACGACGTGACGGCTTCACGCACGGCGCGGGTATCCTGCTCTACCGTAACGGTGCTATCACCCGTGCTTTGCAGGTTCAGCGTAACGCCTTGAATCGCACCCTCAACTTGATTGGTTGCGCTAGTGATATCAATACCATTGACGTTTAGCGCAGCGTCAGTACCGTCTTGCAATGTGTTCGCTGTGTCGGCCGCAAATGGTGCATCTCCATCGAAAGTAAAATTGCTGATAGAGGCATCCGCACCGGTTTCACGGGAACTTAGCGCCAGACGGTTTTGCGTACCATCGTTGATGATAGTGGCATTTACACCCGCGTTTTCATCAGCATTGATGGCATCGCGAATGTCTTCCAGAGAGCTATCAGCGGCGATGGCAACCGTCGTTTCACTGCCGTCGCCAAAGGCAAAGGTCATGTTTTGATCGGCAGTAGTTAGCGCTGCCTCTGGGTCATCTACCCCGTCAGAGGCCAAAGTGCCGCGCGTGGCCATGGTGCCTACGGTGATATTGTAGCTGCCGGTCACGGCGGTTTCGTCGGCGGTAGCGCTGACTGCCTCACCACTTACGTTGGCCGACAGGCTCCCAAAGAGAGTGCTGTCCGCCAAAGCGCTGGCCGAGTCTTGAAATGTCGAAAGCGCACTCTCTAGCTGCCCATAGGCTGAGATTTTGGTTTGCTCGGTTTCTACTTGCTGCTCAATCGGGACGAGCTTTTGTCGCTCAGCGGTTTCAAGCTGATCGAGCAAGCCGTTCAGGTCTAACCCTGACCCAATACCGAGAGATGAAATAGCACCCATACGCTAACCGCCTTTTTTGAAACGAGTGGGGCAACTGTCTTTAACCTAACTCTGTTCTAACCCAACCCTTTGGTTGAACTGTCCTGAGCTGATGCGTTGCCAACGTCAAAATTATTAATTACTTATCCATATCGTAACTTGTTACTTAATTGCCTCGGCTTATCAAGCCTGAGCTTTAATATTCTAGCCATTATTTCTGTTTTAAAATGTAACCGTGGGTGTGTAAATACACGCTAGCGCCCAACGCCCAGGTAGGTAAGCCCTGCCGCCTTGGCCGCGCTTGGAGTAAACAGGTTGCGTCCATCGACCACCAGTTTGTCGTTTAGCTGGCTGGCCAGCCATTCCAGATCGACGCT
This window of the Halomonas sp. SH5A2 genome carries:
- the murJ gene encoding murein biosynthesis integral membrane protein MurJ; the encoded protein is MTTNSQQQGQEQPQGRGLMRSGLIVSAMTMLSRVMGLARDVVVAALLGAGDGADAFFVAFKIPNFLRRLFAEGAFNQAFVPVLSEYSTQRNKQEIRELLNAVAGSLTAILALITALAMLGAPWLIWLFAPGFGRDPEKLAMTADMLRLTFPYLLLISLTAFAGSVLNTWNRFAVPAFTPVLLNLSLIGAALLLTPLMEEPAMALAWGVLIAGVAQLVFQVPFLLRLGLMPTPWPNLAHEGVRRILRLIGPALFGVSVSQINLLLDTVLASLLAAGSVSWLYYSDRLVELPLGVFGVAIGTVILPALSKRHADKSNAHFAAMLDWAIRMVLLLGLPAALALVVLAEPLLITLFHYGAMTDTDIQMAAMSLRAYAVGLVAFMLIKVLAPGFFARQNTKTPVKVAIFAMVANMVFNLILVWSLAHAGLALATALSAFLNAGLLGYLLHKEGVLVFQPGWGRFAVQLFGGCALMSIALYVIAPEWTTWLAMSLWQRVAWVSGLVALGAGLYFTWLGALGLRVRHLKMRA
- the fliD gene encoding flagellar filament capping protein FliD, translating into MGAISSLGIGSGLDLNGLLDQLETAERQKLVPIEQQVETEQTKISAYGQLESALSTFQDSASALADSTLFGSLSANVSGEAVSATADETAVTGSYNITVGTMATRGTLASDGVDDPEAALTTADQNMTFAFGDGSETTVAIAADSSLEDIRDAINADENAGVNATIINDGTQNRLALSSRETGADASISNFTFDGDAPFAADTANTLQDGTDAALNVNGIDITSATNQVEGAIQGVTLNLQSTGDSTVTVEQDTRAVREAVTSFVDSYNALKEAAGELTSFNQETGEAGPLNGDSTVRTVESRMRSVLSGGVEQEGDGFSMLSQVGISLEVDGTLSLDEDKLNDVVANDQEALSDFFAGDGDNPGLAGQVNTAVEQMLSTNGTVTGAISGSESRIESLGDRYTSMEQSIGQTIDRYRTQFGQLDGMIAEMNQTSNYLTDQFAALDAQMGG
- the rpsT gene encoding 30S ribosomal protein S20 — its product is MANSKQARKRARQAENRRVLKASQRSMVRTYIKRVLKAVNTGDHGKAMEEFKVAQPVIDRIADKDVLSKKKAARLKSRLNKRIKALAA
- a CDS encoding FliC/FljB family flagellin, producing the protein MSVINTNITSMIGQQNLMKSQNDLQTSMERLSSGLRINSAKDDAAGQAIANRMTSQITGLGQAQRNANDGISVSQTAEGALNQVNDNLQRVRELTVQAQNGTNSQDDLQSIQDEIGQRLSEIDRISEETNFNGVKVLASDQALKIQVGANDGETIEVNLSEITSETLKMDSLDVTQRTVLSEDFGATVSDTDAITAKFSTDDLAAPTDANGGATTTTTDDIYELADGSGFAVLADDGNYYTLDTTDAAALSYDSTTAIDASTVDTESGSVDSIQAGVTLDTATNLNGSDLIEINDAEGNGTGEYLMDNGDGTYNLATIATDGVASEGEALTVDPMASIDSALSQVDSLRSELGAVQNRFESAITNLSTNEVNLSAARSRIEDADYASEVADMTRSQILQQAGTSVLAQANQIPQNVLSLLG
- the fliD gene encoding flagellar filament capping protein FliD translates to MATITSLGIGSGLDLNGLLDQLQKAERGKLAPITRQQAQQEAKISAYGKIQSSMDKFQATVDALNDPQLYQSLSANVRGDAIKASANADALPGSYTVEVTALATSGTLASQRVTDSDTPLDMGGATQLRLDFAGQASVNVDVAADSSLEDIRDAINAHEDAGVSASVIFDGEGYRLALSSKETGLDASVTGFSFVDADGVDVATPPFASDTAQSGQDAALTVNGITITSASNSIEDAIQGVTLNLGELSLGAGETASSTINVERNTLKVREAIGEFVKAFNNVKSTIGTATNYDSETGVAAELVGDSTVRTIENRLRSVLTGGVAGGEFSTLTQLGITLQRDGTLEMDDDAVSDLAKNSPDALSDFFTGVEGNENSVGLASSLSTTLEQLMSKTGTLGNAISGAENRIDSLGERYERMESTIERTISRYRTQFGQLDAMIAQMNSTSTYLTQQFDALDYQLGRK
- a CDS encoding methyl-accepting chemotaxis protein — translated: MLEKLHKINVKYTLAFILVALSLLGVVVVDSLLVQSIRERMTDFSGSFNPAVSAVLNADRDLYQARVAELEVLHEAPGSEGASTQYDDYRENAEQAYDRMHDFLTLLNAYPQVSEGLEPFEDRFAAWESASQLVFELHEEGELDAAEEQLEGDSLAAFNALRDLYNIAGESADARGMALEQETLGQVAVQQRWVMGFTALVLLATFVIALMGPNLMSRALRQVSGRIRDITQGEGDLTARIDSQRRDEIGELAREFDGFIARMDVSFQAVRDGARNVNVASNEIASGSEDLASRTEQQASALQETASSMEEMSSIVRQNSESASNADTISSQAAEKAEKGVKEVQHSVELMRELEASSRKVGEIVEVIDSIAFQTNILALNASVEAARAGEHGRGFAVVASEVRNLASRSADSSKKIREMIADISQRIASGAEQAVRSGEGIQDTVEAIRQVSGLMNEISLAVREQESGIQQVGTALTQMDSATQQNVTLVSQTSSSAASLQQEANRLTRLVDAFKLSGDSSAGASTALPKQTSRHPPQRSAQKSEPEWEAF
- the ribF gene encoding bifunctional riboflavin kinase/FAD synthetase, coding for MRVIRGLHNLTASSRGCVATIGNFDGVHRGHQAILQQCREHAARLGGPLTVVVFEPQPREFFAGDQAPPRLTRLREKVRLLGHHGAEQVLCLPFNDALRSLTGREFIDQVLVDGLNVKHLVVGDDFRFGCDRRGDFTLLEAVGREQGFGVEHTRTFTVDGERVSSSRVRTLLASGNFTAAARLLGRPYSVDGRVVRDQQLGRTIGVPTANLPMLPQPLTLRGVYAVVVELENGERHSGVANVGFRPTVGATRPTLEVHLFDFSGDLYSKRMTVVPCVRLRGEVKFDDIEALKAQIERDQRQARRYFATAAAGKNAALPLASAPLGRETASSDSSLAGDSAEDNDG